One stretch of Pararhizobium qamdonense DNA includes these proteins:
- the queG gene encoding tRNA epoxyqueuosine(34) reductase QueG, with protein sequence MPGNALLEEKHDRRRRTLTSFLKDEARDKGFDVCRVTLPDSIPQAPERLADFLSHGYHGTMDWMAETQARRADPRVLWSDVRSVVLFGMNYGPDEDPRTILDKRELGAISVYARNRDYHDVIKGKLKEVATRFAARAGEDVKVFVDTAPVMEKPLAEQAGLGWQGKHTNLVSREFGSWLFLGSLFTTADLAIDLPERDHCGSCRACLDACPTDAFPAPYRIDARRCISYLTIEHKGPIDPALRPRIGNRIYGCDDCLAACPWNKFAAAASEMKLKAREDLKEPPLSFLLQLDDSAFRTFFSGSPVKRIGRDRFVRNCLIAAGNSGDSGLTSLCLTLSADPSPVVRGMAVWALSRLMTAGDFSAIAARRQDETDLEVIAEWKLAGVV encoded by the coding sequence GTGCCCGGCAATGCGCTCCTTGAGGAGAAGCATGACAGGAGGCGCCGGACGCTCACCAGTTTCCTGAAGGATGAGGCCCGCGACAAGGGTTTCGACGTCTGCCGGGTGACGCTGCCCGATTCCATTCCCCAAGCACCTGAGCGGCTCGCCGATTTCCTCTCGCACGGCTATCACGGCACCATGGACTGGATGGCGGAGACGCAAGCGCGCCGCGCCGATCCCCGCGTGCTGTGGAGCGACGTGCGCTCCGTCGTGCTGTTCGGCATGAACTATGGGCCGGACGAAGACCCGCGCACCATTCTCGACAAGCGGGAGCTTGGTGCGATCTCGGTCTATGCGAGAAACCGCGACTATCACGATGTGATCAAGGGCAAGCTGAAAGAGGTGGCGACGCGCTTTGCCGCGAGGGCAGGCGAAGACGTCAAGGTTTTCGTCGATACGGCACCTGTGATGGAAAAGCCGCTGGCAGAACAGGCCGGCCTTGGCTGGCAGGGCAAGCATACCAATCTTGTCAGCCGCGAATTCGGCTCCTGGCTGTTTCTCGGCAGCCTGTTCACCACCGCCGATCTTGCGATCGACTTGCCCGAACGGGATCATTGCGGCTCGTGCCGCGCCTGTCTCGACGCCTGTCCGACCGATGCGTTTCCGGCACCCTACCGGATCGATGCGCGCCGTTGCATTTCCTATCTGACGATCGAACATAAGGGCCCGATCGATCCCGCCCTTCGCCCCCGGATCGGCAACCGCATCTATGGTTGCGACGACTGTCTGGCCGCCTGTCCCTGGAACAAGTTTGCAGCCGCAGCCTCCGAGATGAAGCTGAAGGCGCGCGAGGACCTGAAGGAGCCGCCGCTCTCGTTTCTGCTGCAGCTCGACGATTCCGCATTTCGCACCTTCTTTTCCGGATCGCCGGTGAAGCGTATCGGCCGCGACCGGTTTGTCCGCAACTGCCTGATCGCTGCCGGAAATTCCGGCGATAGCGGGCTGACCAGCCTCTGTCTCACCCTTTCGGCCGATCCATCGCCAGTGGTGCGGGGCATGGCGGTTTGGGCGCTGTCGCGGCTGATGACGGCGGGCGATTTCTCCGCTATTGCGGCAAGACGGCAGGACGAGACCGATCTCGAGGTCATCGCCGAATGGAAACTGGCAGGAGTTGTCTGA
- a CDS encoding imelysin family protein — MTKSFLRSAALALATATSMLALQPAQAATDAAAVVKHYADVAHAKFSDALSTAEALDKAVDALIAAPSDATLKAAREAWLAARNPYQETEVYRFGNPIVDEWEGKVNAWPLDEGLIDYVDPSYGAESDENALFTANVIANKTIKIDGKDVDASKITPEFLAGTLQEAGGIEANVATGYHAIEFLLWGQDLNGTGPGAGNRPYTDYDTTACTNGNCDRRAAYLKAASDLLVSDLKDMVANWTPDGAATKNVEADPKAGLGAILTGMGSLSYGELAGERMKLGLLLHDPEEEHDCFSDNTYNSHLHDAIGIQSAYTGEYTRVDGTKVTGPSLSELVAAKDPALDKEMKEKLATTIAAMQAMAKRGETVEKYDQMIGEGNKEGNAVVQAAIDGLVAQAKTVERVIASLELGTIELEGSDSLDNPNAVFQ; from the coding sequence ATGACCAAATCATTCCTTCGCAGCGCGGCGCTCGCGCTTGCCACTGCCACCTCGATGCTTGCGCTGCAGCCGGCGCAGGCCGCGACCGATGCGGCCGCAGTCGTCAAGCATTATGCCGATGTGGCGCATGCCAAGTTTTCGGATGCGCTTTCGACCGCAGAAGCCCTCGACAAGGCCGTCGATGCGCTGATCGCCGCACCGAGCGACGCAACGCTGAAGGCAGCCCGCGAAGCCTGGCTTGCCGCGCGCAATCCCTATCAGGAAACCGAGGTCTACCGTTTCGGCAACCCGATCGTCGATGAATGGGAAGGCAAGGTCAACGCCTGGCCGCTGGATGAAGGCCTGATCGATTACGTCGATCCGAGCTACGGCGCGGAAAGCGACGAGAACGCGCTGTTCACCGCCAATGTCATTGCCAACAAGACGATCAAGATCGACGGCAAGGATGTGGACGCCAGCAAGATCACCCCGGAATTTCTCGCAGGAACCCTGCAGGAAGCCGGCGGCATCGAGGCGAACGTGGCGACAGGCTACCACGCCATCGAATTCCTGCTCTGGGGCCAGGACCTGAACGGCACCGGCCCGGGCGCCGGCAACCGCCCTTACACGGACTATGACACGACAGCCTGCACCAACGGCAATTGCGACCGCCGCGCCGCCTATCTGAAGGCTGCCAGCGACCTGCTGGTCTCCGATCTCAAGGACATGGTGGCCAACTGGACGCCGGACGGCGCTGCCACCAAGAATGTCGAAGCCGATCCGAAGGCTGGCCTTGGCGCCATCCTCACCGGCATGGGCTCGCTGTCCTACGGCGAACTGGCGGGCGAGCGCATGAAGCTTGGCCTTCTGCTGCACGATCCGGAAGAAGAACATGATTGCTTCTCCGACAACACCTACAACTCGCATCTGCATGATGCGATCGGCATCCAGTCAGCCTATACCGGCGAATATACCAGGGTCGATGGCACCAAGGTGACCGGCCCGTCGCTCTCCGAACTCGTTGCCGCCAAGGATCCGGCGCTCGACAAGGAAATGAAGGAAAAGCTGGCGACTACGATCGCCGCAATGCAGGCCATGGCCAAGCGCGGCGAAACGGTTGAAAAATACGACCAGATGATCGGCGAAGGCAATAAGGAAGGCAATGCCGTGGTGCAGGCTGCCATCGATGGCCTTGTTGCGCAGGCAAAGACGGTCGAGCGCGTCATTGCGTCGCTGGAACTTGGTACGATCGAGCTTGAAGGTTCCGACAGCCTGGATAATCCTAACGCTGTCTTCCAATGA
- a CDS encoding SDR family oxidoreductase: MHVLVLGAGFSGSAIAKAFLPAAQSVTGTTRSEEKASGLRTLGIDALVYDGAVISSELAAVMKRTTHLIQSIAPGRDGDPMMREDAPALAGLMPNLKWAAYLSTVGVYGDHGGAWVTEDASLEPVSARSVERVAAEQAWLAFGEASNIPVAVLRLSGIYGPGRNAFCNLAAGTARRLIKPNQVFNRIRVEDIAGAALFLSGRATGGIYNVTDNEPAPPQDIVAEAARLMGIAPPPEIPFETAELSPMARSFYGENKRVSNRRLRDLGFDFRFPDYRISLADLWSNGHWRG, translated from the coding sequence ATGCATGTTCTGGTTCTGGGCGCCGGGTTTTCCGGCTCGGCGATTGCCAAGGCTTTCCTGCCCGCCGCGCAATCGGTCACGGGAACCACCCGGTCTGAGGAAAAGGCGTCGGGCCTGCGCACGCTCGGGATCGATGCGCTGGTTTATGACGGCGCCGTGATCTCGTCAGAGCTTGCGGCCGTCATGAAGCGCACGACGCATCTCATCCAGTCGATTGCGCCCGGGCGCGACGGCGATCCGATGATGCGGGAGGACGCGCCGGCGCTTGCCGGTCTGATGCCGAACCTCAAATGGGCGGCCTATCTCTCGACAGTCGGCGTCTATGGCGACCATGGCGGCGCATGGGTGACGGAGGACGCGTCGCTGGAGCCGGTCTCAGCACGCTCCGTCGAGCGGGTCGCTGCCGAACAGGCATGGCTGGCTTTTGGCGAAGCGAGCAACATTCCTGTGGCGGTCTTGCGGCTGTCCGGCATCTATGGACCCGGCCGCAATGCGTTCTGCAATCTTGCCGCCGGCACCGCGCGCCGCCTGATCAAGCCCAACCAGGTTTTCAACCGCATCCGTGTCGAGGATATTGCCGGCGCTGCCCTGTTTTTGTCCGGACGGGCGACGGGTGGCATCTATAATGTCACTGATAACGAACCCGCACCGCCGCAGGATATCGTGGCCGAGGCCGCCCGCCTCATGGGTATCGCGCCACCGCCGGAAATCCCCTTCGAAACCGCCGAACTCTCGCCGATGGCAAGGTCTTTCTATGGCGAAAACAAGCGGGTTTCCAATAGACGCCTGCGCGACCTTGGCTTCGACTTCCGCTTTCCAGACTATCGGATTTCGCTAGCTGATTTATGGAGTAACGGCCACTGGCGTGGCTAA
- a CDS encoding di-heme oxidoreductase family protein — MPGRAKGDKPPAKTEGRAETLPQSATRDDLTEADRARVEAVTRPATIFSKAEKFEAMSGGAGTSIASVNQDSLSQFSANISFAEEESFKLGNALFRKLWVSSPSSTQASDGLGPLYNARACQTCHLKDGRGHPPEGSSDATSMFLRLARAPRTDAERAAIAAHEMLNFPDQVYGQQLQDSAVPGLPAEGHMRIRYSEMPVKLAGGETVSLRKPEYAIDTLGYGPLDPATTLSPRVTQVMSGLALIEAIHPADIIANADPDDTDGDGISGKVPVVRDPQSGKLALGRFGWKAQSATVRQQAAEALANDIGISSPDARRSHGDCTAAQTACLSMADGVQARLGDTEAPDPVLGLITFYSENLAVPARRKASFAETLGGKKVFYEAGCVSCHVPKFVTRRDAANPAHAFQLIWPYSDFLLHDMGDGLADGQPVGVASGSEWRTPPLWGIGLTKTVSGHTFFLHDGRARNLTEAILWHGGEATKARDRFAALEKADRQALITFLESL, encoded by the coding sequence ATGCCCGGCAGGGCAAAGGGGGATAAACCGCCGGCAAAAACGGAAGGACGCGCGGAAACGCTTCCTCAATCCGCCACCCGCGATGACCTGACCGAGGCCGACCGCGCCCGTGTCGAAGCCGTGACCCGCCCCGCGACCATTTTTTCCAAGGCGGAAAAGTTCGAAGCCATGTCCGGCGGTGCCGGCACGTCGATCGCCTCCGTCAACCAGGACAGCCTTTCGCAGTTTTCCGCCAATATCAGTTTTGCCGAGGAAGAGAGCTTCAAGCTTGGCAACGCTCTGTTTCGCAAGCTCTGGGTCTCGTCGCCCTCCTCGACGCAGGCATCGGATGGTCTGGGACCGCTCTACAACGCCCGTGCCTGCCAGACCTGTCATCTGAAGGACGGCCGCGGTCACCCGCCGGAAGGCTCTAGCGACGCCACGTCGATGTTCCTGCGGCTGGCGCGCGCCCCTCGAACCGACGCCGAGCGCGCGGCGATCGCCGCACATGAGATGCTGAACTTCCCCGACCAGGTCTATGGTCAGCAATTGCAGGACAGTGCTGTCCCCGGTCTTCCCGCCGAGGGGCATATGCGCATCCGCTACAGCGAGATGCCGGTCAAGCTGGCGGGTGGAGAGACCGTGTCCCTGCGCAAGCCAGAATATGCGATCGACACGCTGGGTTACGGCCCGCTCGATCCGGCGACAACGCTGTCGCCGCGTGTGACGCAGGTGATGTCAGGGCTCGCTCTGATCGAAGCCATTCATCCCGCCGACATCATCGCCAATGCCGATCCCGATGACACGGATGGCGATGGCATCAGCGGCAAGGTGCCTGTCGTGCGCGATCCGCAATCGGGAAAGCTGGCGCTCGGTCGGTTCGGCTGGAAAGCCCAAAGTGCCACGGTGCGCCAGCAGGCGGCCGAGGCGCTGGCCAACGATATCGGCATCTCCTCGCCCGATGCCCGGCGCAGCCATGGCGATTGCACGGCCGCGCAGACGGCGTGCCTCTCGATGGCCGATGGCGTGCAGGCGCGTCTCGGCGATACGGAAGCGCCCGACCCGGTGCTCGGTCTCATTACCTTCTATTCCGAAAACCTGGCCGTTCCGGCCCGCCGCAAGGCAAGCTTTGCCGAAACGCTTGGCGGCAAGAAGGTGTTTTACGAGGCGGGTTGCGTCTCCTGCCACGTGCCGAAATTCGTCACCCGCCGCGATGCCGCCAACCCCGCACATGCGTTCCAGCTGATCTGGCCCTATTCCGATTTTTTGCTGCATGACATGGGCGATGGGCTTGCCGATGGGCAGCCGGTGGGTGTCGCGTCCGGCAGCGAATGGCGCACGCCCCCGCTCTGGGGGATCGGATTGACGAAGACGGTCAGCGGCCACACGTTCTTCTTGCACGATGGGCGCGCGCGGAACCTGACGGAAGCCATTCTGTGGCATGGCGGCGAGGCCACAAAAGCCCGCGACCGGTTTGCCGCGCTGGAAAAAGCCGATAGACAAGCCCTGATCACATTTCTGGAGTCCCTCTGA
- a CDS encoding DUF1513 domain-containing protein, with protein sequence MAYRHISGQNLTDRRTFLTMAGAAWAATLAPKAAFALSRTDAIYASAFMAPDGSYGVATLTEAGEIIERVPLPARAHGMTWSPVTNRAVAFARRPGTYAMIFAPDDSIEPIVITSVEGRHFYGHGCFSSDGRLLYATENDFAGNRGMIGVYDGTDGFARIGEFPSYGIGPHDMTLSAGGHMLVVANGGIETHPDFGRTKLNLDHMEPSLALIDTATGALIERHAMPDTLRQLSTRHVDIDATGKIWFACQYEGARNDLPPLAGSFARGEDIRFLDLPEEVTLALANYVGAIAVNRRDGLVGLTSPKGGTAVTVDARTGLVVRQEQLADAAGIAPAADGFVASSYSGTFGKTRSRVAWDQHIVRVGKL encoded by the coding sequence ATGGCCTATCGACACATCTCCGGTCAAAATCTCACCGATCGCCGCACCTTCCTGACGATGGCGGGTGCTGCCTGGGCGGCCACCCTTGCCCCGAAAGCCGCCTTCGCACTGTCGCGCACCGATGCGATCTATGCGTCCGCCTTCATGGCGCCCGACGGCTCCTATGGCGTGGCGACGCTGACCGAGGCCGGAGAGATTATCGAGCGGGTGCCGCTGCCCGCCCGCGCGCATGGCATGACCTGGTCGCCGGTGACCAACCGTGCTGTTGCCTTTGCGCGCCGCCCCGGCACCTATGCGATGATCTTTGCGCCGGATGACAGCATCGAGCCGATCGTCATCACGTCGGTCGAGGGACGGCACTTCTACGGCCATGGCTGCTTCTCGTCAGACGGGCGGCTGCTCTATGCCACGGAGAATGATTTTGCCGGCAATCGCGGCATGATCGGCGTCTATGACGGCACGGACGGCTTTGCCCGCATCGGCGAATTCCCCTCCTATGGCATCGGACCGCACGACATGACCCTGTCGGCCGGCGGCCATATGCTCGTCGTCGCCAATGGCGGCATCGAGACCCATCCGGATTTCGGCCGCACCAAGCTCAATCTCGACCATATGGAACCGTCGCTGGCGCTGATCGACACGGCCACAGGCGCTCTGATCGAACGCCATGCGATGCCCGATACCCTGCGGCAGCTTTCCACCCGCCATGTCGATATCGATGCCACAGGAAAGATCTGGTTTGCCTGCCAGTACGAGGGCGCCCGCAACGACCTGCCGCCGCTCGCCGGTTCATTTGCGCGCGGCGAAGACATCCGCTTTCTGGACCTGCCTGAAGAGGTGACGCTGGCGCTCGCCAACTATGTCGGCGCCATCGCCGTCAACCGGCGCGACGGGCTGGTCGGGCTGACATCGCCAAAAGGCGGAACCGCCGTGACGGTCGATGCCAGGACCGGGCTTGTGGTGCGTCAGGAACAATTGGCCGATGCGGCAGGCATTGCCCCCGCAGCGGACGGTTTCGTCGCCTCGTCCTATTCAGGCACGTTCGGGAAGACCCGCAGCCGGGTCGCCTGGGACCAGCATATCGTGCGGGTGGGCAAGCTCTGA
- a CDS encoding glutathione S-transferase family protein has translation MPTLYHHPMSTSSRFVRLILSEYGYQTELAEEQPWERRRDFLTLNPAGTLPVYVDDSMRALCGAMVISEYVDETHGVLKRDRRLLAEDPFQRAEIRRLVEWFLQKMEADVTRPLVRERIFKLQMTPDQGGGAPDSKMLRTSRSNIRQHLKYLGWLAGSRTYLAGDRLSYADLAAAAAISVLDYLGEIDWSEAPAVKDWYQRLKSRPSFRPLLAERVRGVTPVSHYADLDF, from the coding sequence ATGCCGACACTTTATCACCACCCGATGTCCACCTCCTCCCGGTTCGTCCGCCTGATCCTGTCGGAATACGGCTATCAGACGGAACTGGCGGAAGAGCAGCCCTGGGAAAGGCGGCGGGATTTCCTGACGCTCAACCCGGCCGGCACATTGCCGGTTTATGTCGATGACAGCATGCGGGCGCTCTGTGGCGCGATGGTCATTTCCGAATATGTCGATGAGACCCACGGTGTCTTGAAGCGCGACCGGCGGCTTCTGGCGGAAGACCCGTTCCAGCGGGCGGAAATCCGCCGGCTGGTCGAGTGGTTCCTGCAGAAGATGGAAGCCGACGTGACGCGGCCGCTGGTGCGCGAGCGTATCTTCAAGCTGCAGATGACGCCCGACCAGGGCGGTGGCGCGCCGGACTCCAAAATGCTGCGAACATCGCGGTCCAATATCCGCCAGCATCTGAAATATCTGGGCTGGCTTGCGGGCTCGCGCACCTATCTGGCCGGCGACCGGCTGTCCTATGCCGACCTCGCGGCGGCGGCTGCCATTTCGGTGCTGGACTATCTCGGCGAAATCGACTGGTCGGAGGCGCCGGCCGTCAAGGACTGGTACCAGCGCCTCAAGTCGCGCCCGTCGTTCCGGCCGTTGCTGGCCGAGCGCGTGCGCGGCGTCACGCCGGTGTCCCATTACGCCGATCTCGATTTTTAA
- a CDS encoding magnesium transporter CorA family protein produces MLRIYSCQNNHLAVIDAIPELSDITPVVWFDLFNPAQDETRIVEQQLGIEIPTRDEMQEIELSDRLYQEDGAEFMTMTAATELDGDNPIKVPVTFILKGATLVTVRHADPKPFHLYAARMQRLNGVSCESGELVMLGLLEAMIDRTADALERIGNEIDGISREVFRKNHSSVTKKTRDLQSLIEQIGQKGDFLSVIRESLVSVGRLVAYHTALDGIGTRKAIKESRQRIKLIQRDAASLGDHALFLSNKINFLLDATLGLINLEQNQIIKIFSVASVVFLPPTLVASIYGMNFDAMPELKFDFGYPLALFMMVLSALLPFLYFKRRGWL; encoded by the coding sequence ATGCTGCGCATCTATTCCTGCCAGAACAATCACCTTGCCGTTATCGACGCCATCCCGGAACTGAGCGATATCACGCCGGTCGTGTGGTTCGACCTGTTCAATCCCGCTCAGGATGAAACCCGCATCGTCGAGCAGCAGCTCGGCATCGAAATTCCCACGCGTGACGAAATGCAGGAGATCGAGCTCTCCGACCGCCTCTATCAGGAGGACGGCGCCGAATTCATGACGATGACGGCGGCGACCGAGCTCGATGGCGACAACCCGATCAAGGTGCCCGTGACCTTCATCCTGAAGGGCGCCACGCTTGTCACCGTGCGCCATGCCGATCCCAAGCCGTTTCATCTCTATGCCGCGCGCATGCAGCGGCTGAACGGCGTGTCCTGCGAAAGCGGCGAGCTGGTGATGCTTGGCCTTTTGGAAGCGATGATCGACCGCACCGCCGATGCCCTCGAGCGGATCGGCAACGAGATCGACGGTATCTCGCGCGAAGTGTTCCGCAAGAACCATTCGAGCGTTACCAAGAAGACCCGCGACCTGCAGTCGCTGATCGAGCAGATCGGCCAGAAGGGCGATTTCTTGAGCGTCATCCGCGAAAGCCTCGTCAGCGTCGGCCGGCTCGTCGCCTATCATACGGCGCTGGATGGGATCGGCACGCGCAAGGCGATTAAGGAAAGCCGGCAGCGGATCAAGCTGATCCAGCGCGATGCCGCCTCGCTGGGCGATCACGCGCTGTTTTTGTCGAACAAGATCAATTTCCTGCTCGATGCGACGCTCGGCCTGATCAATCTGGAGCAGAACCAGATCATCAAGATCTTCTCGGTCGCCTCCGTCGTCTTCCTGCCGCCAACCCTGGTCGCCTCGATCTACGGCATGAACTTCGATGCCATGCCGGAACTGAAATTCGACTTCGGCTATCCGCTGGCCCTGTTCATGATGGTGCTGTCGGCTCTGTTGCCGTTCCTCTATTTCAAGCGGCGCGGCTGGCTTTGA
- a CDS encoding imelysin family protein gives MRHRHILLLGLSLSFLPLPAMADDEETVAPRAGLKQEAVAEVMRKAVDDFIRPGYRDLLEGTETLAEAAHMLCEKPSDETLGDVQMSFDEVIQQWSTIEIVRVGPVIEGNRFERFLFFPDRKSTGLKQVQRILATNDETATSADSLKGKSVAAQGLGALEYVLYGAGADVLTAEKNGFRCRYGAAIADNLKAVAGELHAEWEKPDGIQSAWKNPGPDNPVYRDGKEAATELLGILVHGVEAIRDQRLRPFYAGIIKGEPDKGHPKMAIYWRSGNTMPALSANFAALQTLFDTAGMKALLPDGNADVVTAVNYLLQAIVDDLDEIDLPVEEAIANDEQRGRLNRILQNTNDVLQRLNLDFGAAIGLSSGFSFADGD, from the coding sequence ATGCGCCACCGGCATATCCTGCTTCTCGGTTTGAGCCTTTCCTTCCTGCCGCTGCCCGCCATGGCAGACGATGAAGAGACGGTGGCGCCGCGCGCCGGGCTGAAACAGGAGGCGGTGGCTGAAGTCATGCGAAAGGCTGTCGATGATTTCATCCGGCCCGGCTACCGCGATCTGCTGGAGGGAACCGAAACCCTGGCGGAGGCGGCGCATATGCTGTGCGAAAAGCCATCCGATGAGACGCTCGGCGATGTACAGATGAGCTTCGACGAGGTCATCCAGCAATGGTCGACCATCGAGATCGTCCGGGTGGGGCCGGTGATCGAAGGCAATCGCTTCGAGCGCTTCCTGTTTTTCCCCGATCGCAAGAGCACCGGCCTGAAACAGGTCCAGCGCATTCTGGCGACCAATGACGAAACGGCAACGTCGGCGGACAGCCTGAAAGGCAAGAGCGTGGCGGCACAGGGGCTCGGCGCGCTCGAATATGTGCTCTACGGCGCGGGAGCCGACGTCCTGACGGCGGAAAAGAACGGCTTTCGCTGCCGCTATGGCGCAGCCATTGCCGACAACCTGAAAGCGGTGGCCGGCGAGCTGCATGCCGAATGGGAAAAGCCGGATGGCATCCAGTCCGCCTGGAAGAACCCGGGGCCGGACAATCCGGTCTACCGCGACGGCAAGGAAGCGGCAACCGAACTGCTCGGTATCCTCGTCCACGGTGTCGAGGCGATCCGGGACCAGCGGTTGCGGCCGTTCTATGCCGGGATCATCAAGGGAGAGCCCGACAAGGGGCATCCGAAAATGGCGATCTACTGGCGCTCCGGCAACACCATGCCGGCGCTCTCGGCGAATTTCGCCGCGCTGCAGACCCTGTTCGACACGGCCGGCATGAAGGCGCTGCTGCCGGATGGCAATGCCGATGTGGTCACCGCCGTAAACTACCTGCTGCAGGCGATCGTCGATGATCTCGACGAGATCGATCTGCCGGTCGAAGAGGCGATTGCCAATGATGAGCAGCGCGGCCGGCTGAACCGTATTTTGCAGAATACCAACGACGTCCTGCAGCGGCTGAACCTCGATTTCGGCGCCGCGATCGGGCTGAGCTCGGGCTTCTCTTTTGCCGATGGCGACTGA
- a CDS encoding RsmB/NOP family class I SAM-dependent RNA methyltransferase: MRLGGRLAGAIEVLADIETRKRPVADALKDWGLAHRFAGSGDRAAIGNIVYDALRMKLSHAYLMDSDSATALGHAVMFRQWGVSPEQLAAELDGDKFAPEPLTQDMSAAFASRKLEDAPLYVQGDIPEWVQPSFEENFDEDWLAEAQALAGRPALDLRVNTLKSTRDKVLKALDRSAVEPAAIARNGIRVKAGEGASRLPNVTAEISFEKGWFEVQDEGSQIVADLVMPKEGDQILDYCAGGGGKTLAMAAAMNNKGQIHAYDTDRKRLAPIIERLKRAGTRNVQVHDRLDGLMPFTGKFDRVLVDAPCTGTGTWRRRPDTKWRLTQKNLEERLGQQQEALAGAASFVRPGGHLIYVTCSVLPEENEAQVYAFCEDNPEFEILSAADAWADLFGTDKKQPWSADMKTVTLTPASTDTDGFFFCLMGRKV; encoded by the coding sequence ATGCGACTGGGTGGCAGGCTCGCCGGAGCCATTGAGGTTCTCGCCGATATCGAAACGCGCAAGCGTCCCGTTGCCGATGCCCTCAAGGATTGGGGGCTGGCACATCGTTTCGCCGGGTCCGGCGATCGTGCCGCGATCGGCAACATCGTCTATGACGCGCTGCGCATGAAACTCTCGCATGCCTATCTGATGGACAGCGACAGTGCGACAGCGCTCGGCCATGCCGTCATGTTCCGCCAATGGGGCGTTTCGCCAGAGCAGCTGGCGGCCGAGCTGGACGGCGACAAATTCGCGCCCGAGCCTTTGACGCAGGACATGTCCGCCGCCTTTGCCAGCCGCAAGCTCGAAGATGCGCCGCTGTATGTGCAGGGTGACATCCCGGAATGGGTCCAGCCTTCCTTTGAGGAAAATTTCGATGAAGACTGGCTTGCCGAAGCGCAGGCCCTTGCCGGCCGCCCGGCGCTGGACCTCAGGGTCAATACGTTGAAATCGACGCGCGACAAGGTTTTGAAGGCGCTCGATCGCAGCGCGGTCGAGCCGGCGGCGATTGCCCGCAACGGCATCCGCGTCAAGGCCGGCGAGGGCGCCTCCCGCCTTCCCAACGTAACCGCCGAAATCTCCTTCGAGAAGGGCTGGTTCGAGGTCCAGGACGAAGGCTCGCAGATCGTTGCCGATCTCGTCATGCCCAAGGAGGGCGACCAGATCCTCGATTATTGCGCCGGCGGCGGCGGCAAGACCCTGGCCATGGCGGCAGCCATGAACAACAAGGGCCAGATCCACGCCTATGACACCGACCGCAAGCGCCTGGCGCCGATCATCGAGCGCCTGAAGCGCGCCGGTACCCGCAATGTCCAGGTGCATGACCGGCTGGACGGCCTGATGCCGTTTACCGGCAAGTTCGACCGTGTCCTCGTCGATGCGCCCTGCACCGGCACCGGCACCTGGCGCCGCCGTCCGGACACCAAGTGGCGGCTGACGCAGAAGAACCTTGAGGAGCGGCTCGGCCAGCAGCAGGAAGCCCTTGCCGGCGCCGCATCTTTCGTGCGTCCCGGCGGTCACCTGATCTACGTCACCTGTTCGGTTCTGCCGGAGGAAAACGAGGCGCAGGTCTATGCGTTCTGCGAAGACAATCCGGAATTCGAAATCCTGTCGGCAGCCGATGCCTGGGCCGATCTGTTCGGCACCGACAAGAAGCAGCCCTGGTCGGCGGACATGAAGACCGTGACGCTGACCCCGGCCTCCACCGATACGGACGGCTTTTTCTTCTGCCTGATGGGCCGCAAGGTTTAA
- a CDS encoding septal ring lytic transglycosylase RlpA family protein translates to MIKMKITSVALATVFALGATFTAVTPSQAAPGQGKPSQARAGNCGGASWYALSSRTASGERMNASYLTAAHRNLKFGTKVAVTNKRNGKTVVVRINDRGPFIRGRVLDLSKAAASHIGMVSSGTASICYRVVS, encoded by the coding sequence TTGATCAAGATGAAGATAACGTCCGTTGCTCTGGCAACGGTGTTTGCCTTGGGGGCAACATTTACTGCGGTGACGCCGAGCCAGGCTGCACCTGGTCAGGGAAAGCCAAGCCAGGCACGGGCCGGTAATTGCGGCGGTGCATCCTGGTATGCCCTGTCATCGCGCACCGCCTCTGGCGAACGGATGAATGCCAGCTACCTCACAGCGGCTCATCGCAATCTGAAGTTCGGCACCAAGGTCGCCGTCACCAACAAGCGCAACGGCAAGACCGTCGTCGTTCGCATCAATGACCGTGGCCCCTTCATTCGCGGCCGTGTTCTCGATCTCTCCAAGGCCGCCGCGTCCCATATCGGCATGGTCAGCTCCGGCACTGCCAGCATCTGTTATCGCGTCGTCAGCTGA